The sequence below is a genomic window from Flagellimonas marinaquae.
GTCAAATAATCGTACCGCATTTGATCGACCACAATACCCACTACCAATTTTGGCGATTGGGCAATAACTTTGGGCTTTTCTTCCACAACATTCTTTTTTCTGCGTTGGCCGTAAGTAAGGCCGATAGTACAGAATGCTAAAACAGAAACGATAAGGTTGGTTGTTCTCATGATTGGTATTTATTCAGAATTTGGGCAAAACTATAGATTTCTCCCTTTTAAAAATTTAAATCAAGGTTAAATGCTTAACAATATTCTTATTTTTATCAACTCAAGTCCATAAAACGCATGAAATACCTAGAAGCGATTGGAAAATACTTCATCATGATTTGGGAAGTATTTAAAAAACCTACCAAGTGGCGCATAATGAAGACCTTGATCCTCAAGGAAATCGACGAGCTAATTTTTGGTGCTATGGGCATCATCATATTTATATCTTTTTTTATCGGGGGCGTGGTCACTATCCAAACTGCACTGAACTTGAACAATCCCCTTCTGCCAAAAAGTCTGATCGGGTTTGCAACGAGGCAATCGGTCATCTTGGAATTTGCCCCTACTTTCACCTCCATCATCATGGCAGGAAAAGTGGGTTCGTACATTACATCCAGTATTGGTACCATGCGGGTAACCGAGCAGATAGACGCTCTTGAGGTTATGGGAATCAACTCGTTGAACTACCTTGTTTTCCCCAAGATAATAGCAACCATGATGTACCCTTTTGCAGTGGCTATTTCCATGTTTGTCGGTATTTTGGGCGGATGGGTCGCGGCCGTATTTGGTGGTTTTGCACCCAGCGGTGATTTTATACAAGGGCTACAAATGGATTTTGATTCTTACCATGTTACCTATGCCTTTATAAAATCGATCGTGTTCGCCTTTGTGATCGCCACAGTGCCATCTTACCACGGTTTTTACATGAAAGGTGGTGCCTTGGAAGTTGGAAAGGCTAGCACCACATCCTTTGTTTGGACCAGTGTGGTGATCATTATATCGAACTATGTTCTAACTCAATTGTTACTGGGCTGATGATACAAGTAGAAAACATTCATAAATCGTTCGGGGGCAACCACGTTCTTAAAGGAATCTCCACCGAGTTCGAAACAGGAAAAACAAACTTGATCATTGGGCAAAGTGGCTCGGGAAAAACAGTTTTTATAAAATGTTTACTTGGTCTATTTGAGCCCGATGAAGGGCAAATTTGCTACAATGGGCAATACTACTCCGAACTATCTACCAAAGAACGGCGAAACTTGCGCCAAGAAATGGGCATGGTTTTTCAAGGCAGTGCCCTTTTTGATTCGATGACAGTAGAGGGCAATGTTATGTTTCCCTTGGATATGTTCACCAACCAATCACAGTCGGAAAAGCAAGACAGGGTAGATTTTGTCCTGAAACGCGTCAACTTGATCGATGCCCATAAAAGATATCCCGCCGAAATTTCCGGTGGAATGCAAAAAAGGGTGGCCATTGCCAGGGCGATCGTGATGAATCCAAAATATTTGTTTTGCGATGAACCAAATTCCGGTCTCGACCCAAAAACGGCCATTTTAATCGATAACCTGATTCAAGAAATTACCCAAGAATACAATATTACCACGGTGATAAACACCCACGATATGAACTCGGTTATGGAAATTGGGGAAAAAATCATTTTTTTAAAGAATGGAATCAAAGAATGGGAAGGCACCAATAAAGAAATCTTTAAAACCGACAACCAATCCGTTACCGATTTTGTCTATTCCTCCGAGCTTTTCAAAAAAGTAAGACAAATGTATATCGAAGAACGGAATTGATTCCAACTTCAAACATCGGACATTTAATTAACTTGTTTGATCACCAATGTGCTATCCTGTAAACGAAGTTTTAGCCAGGACAACATTTTTTTGGCATCTGTTTGCTTTTGATCGGTTCGTAGCCCGTCTTTCCATTTTACTTCAAATACGGGGACGGTATCCAGTTTGTTAAAATCGGTTTTAATGAGGTACGAAAACCCTAGCGCATCAATATTTTCATAATTGGCCTTGGCCTCGGCACTAATTTCTCGAAATGGGATTTGTTTTCCAACGTTTTTGGTCAACGTTGCCAGTTCTTCTTCAAGCAATCTAATCTGTTCATCCTTGTTCAGCAATTCAGCTTTGTTCTTCTCATACAATTCACTCACATAGTTGAATTTTTCCTCGGAATCGTCCCTACCTCCCTGAATAATGTGCAGTTCGGCATTCTTTAATCTTGAAAATTGATTTTTCTGTGTTCTCCATGTATTGATAACGTTATCAGGAATCAATTCATCACCCATAAAAACAACTTCTACCAGGGATTCTCCATCATCTACATATTCCAATTTGGTCAAATTATCCACATACCTTCCGGAACCGTTGAACTGGTACATCTCTACCGTATCCTGCAAAAATTCTTGTGCCTGTTTTTTAAACAGTGATTCCTGAAATACTTGATAAAATGTGAATCCAGCCGGAATCATAACCAAAATACCCGTAATGGAGGCCAAACGTGCAATCATCCTCCTTCGTTGCGAATTGGCATATCGCACCATAGGAAAACGCAGGTACTTGATGACCAAAAATGTCGCCAGGCCAATAAAAATTGTATTGATTATGAACAAGTACATGGCCCCAGCCGCATACCAAGGTTTACCAATCGCCAAACCAAATCCAACTGTGCAAAGTGGCGGCATAAGAGCCGTTGCAATCGCCACACCGAAGATAACACTGGCAATGGTCCCTTTTTTGGCCCTTGCAATAACAAGGGCAAGCCCACCAAAAAACGCAATGAGCACATCACGGATATCCGGCTTGGTCCTCGCTAAAAGTTCCGAGGATTCATCCCTTAACGGAAAAAGGTAAAAAAACAAAAAGGCGGTGATAACACTGAGCACCACCATTACCGTAAAATTCTTTAGGGATCGCCTCAACGTGTCAATATCGTTGATGGCCAAGGACATACCCATTCCCAAAATGGGACCCATTAGTGGGGAGATCAACATAGCCCCGATCACCACAGCTGTCGAGTTCGCGTTTAACCCGATGGATGCAATAAATATGGAACACACCAAAATCCAGGAGGTATGCCCTTTAAAGGGTATATCCGCATTTATGGATTCCTTGGTGGCAACAGCATCGGTATTGGATCGTATTTCCAAAAGTTCCGAAAGGAATTTCCGAACACTCCCCAAAAGCCCTTTTAGGTCTTTTCTTACTTCGTCTCCACTATCCTGTCCGGAAGGTGCTGTTACATTTTTTTGATTCTCGTTCATATGTTACGCAAACTGATCGCCAAATTTATCCTTTACTTGGCTCAATACCTTTTTAATATCCTGTTGTTTGTCCTTTGGATAAATTAGTAGCACCTCTTCTTTATCCACAATAATATAATCTTCCAGTCCATCTACCACGACTACTTTTCCTTTTGGCGACCTGATCATATTGCCTTTGGCATTGTTCAATACCACTTGAGCGTTGACCACTGCATTATCGGCATCGTCCTTTTCCAATTTTTCGTACAGAGCGCCCCAAGTTCCCAGGTCGTTCCAGTCGAAGGTCGCTGGCAGTGTATAAATGGCCTTGGATTGTTCCAAGATAGCATAATCAATGGATATGTTTTCTGCCTTGGCATAATTTTCTTTGATAAAGGTTCTCTCCTCCTTGGTGTTGTAGCAAGAAATCCCCTCTCCAAATAGTTTGTACTGACTTGGCTGGTATTTTTTAAATGCATCCACAATGGTTTCTACGCTCCACATAAAAATACCTGCATTCCAAAGAAAGTTGCCCTGAGCCAAAAACTCCTTGGCGGTTTCATAATCCGGCTTTTCCCTGAATTGAGACACATTTTTGAGTTGCTCGTCACTACCTTTTTTAAATTCGATGTAGCCAAAGCCCGTATTCGGAAACGTTGGCTGAATACCAAGCGTGCAGAGAGCCGTCTCTTTTTCACATTTATCAAAACAAGCGATCACATCTTTTTCAAATGCTTCCTCATCCTCTATCCAATGATCACTAGGGGCTACAATCATCAACGCATTTGGATTCATTTTTTGGATTTTAAGGGAAGCATACAAGATACATGGGGCAGTATTGCGCATGGCCGGCTCCAGGACCACCTGTTCTTGTTTTACCTTTGGTAATTGTTCCAAAACAAGATCATTATATCTCTCATTGGTCAAGATCAATATGTTTTCCGTTGGGATAAATCGGTTTAAACGATCAAACGTTTTTTGGATCAATGTTTTCCCTGTCCCTAACATATCGTGGAACTGTTTTGGATTGGATGTTGTGCTTACCGGCCAAAACCTTGACCCTACACCTCCGGCCATTAAAACTGCGTAATAATTCTTGTTCATGTTGCTGTTTTTATATTTAAGGCTTGTTATCCACTTGCATCCTTGACCAGCTCAACCTCAGCGTTGGGTTGGAACAAATATAATCTGCCTGTTGATAACTCCACACATTCGTAGCGTTTTACTTTTTTATTTCCTTTTTTGAACAACTTACCATTGTATAGTCTAAAAATACTTCCTTCGGACAACTCGTACACATAACTGTTTTTACGTTCCTCATCATCAAAAGCCTTGAGAGCGATGGATAATCGAGCGTCCGTACTACTGCTCGCTTTCGGGTTTTTAAAATGATTCGCAATTATGGGCAATAGTTGGGATGGAAATACCTCTGGACGAATAAATGGAACCATTAAAAGTTGAAAGGTACGTTTCCATTCTTCCCCGTGCGGTTTTATTCGACGACCGTAGGTCTCAAAGGCCACCAAATGCGCTATTTCGTGGACGAGCGTAATTAGGAATCGGTATTTATTCAATGAAGCGTTTACCGTAATTTGATGCATCCCATTGGGCAATCTACGGTAATCCCCATGCCTTGTGACCCTATGATCCACTATTTTTAGATGGACACTGTGCTTTTTTATTAGCTCAAAACAAGGAGCAACTGCAAGTTCAGGCAGGTATTTTTGAAGGGTATGGTTCACAGGAATAAAGTTACAAGTTTATCCGTACAACGAACTTTGTAAAAACCTACGGGGTACTGTTACTCACCTGTAACAACTTTCCATTGTAGAGTTTATGGCCCGTAAGCGCAAAATCTTTAATGTAAGTTGCCATTTCCAGAGCTGTTACGGGAGCTTGATAACCGGGAAATGCCTCTTCCAACATTTCAGTTTGCACAGCCCCCAAAGCCAACACATTAAAACTTGGGCCTGTCTCCTTATATTCCTCTGCCAAAAGTTCGGTCAAAGTAATTACGGCGCCTTTGCTCGAACTGTATGCGGATAGTCCCGGAAACTTCATGCTGCCCTGTACCCCGCCCATAGAACTTACAGTGACCACATGGCCCTCTTTCCCCATTTTATGACGAACAGTCCGGATCATCTCCGCCACCCCAAATACGTTTACTTTATAAACTCGCTCAAACTCCTCGATAGTGGTCTCCGCAAAGGGTTTGTTCAATAAACTTCCCGCATTGTTGATCAGCACATCCACCACGTTCCATTGTTCTAGAAATGCTTCTACTTTTTTAAAATCGTTCGGGTTACCCAAATCAAACGAAAAACAATGGACATTGGACAAATCCAAACGCTGAACTGGTTGCACATTCCGTGAGAGTGCCAACACTTGGTGTCCCTCTTTGGCAAAAAGTTTAACCAACTCAAATCCAATTCCCCTGCTTGTCCCCGTAATAATAATGTTTGCCATTTTACTTTATTTATTTTGATTCCCACAACAGCAGGAATACTTTTGATGCATTTTTAGGTCAACAAACAACCTCTCCGCCGTTTAAAAATAATTGCCCATTAACTATAGAAACCGAAATACGGTTACTCCGCCAATTTAATCTCTTGGAAAGAGGAGTTGGCTATACCCTCGATTACAGGAATGGTCTTGTTCACCAAAGTAGCCATATGTTCAAAATCCATCAACGATGCTTCGTCCCCTACCTTGTGATAAAATGCATAATTGGTAAAATCAAAAGAGCAGAAGGTATGTGAGGGAACTCCAAATTCTTGATAAAAAGGATAATTGTCCGAACGTTGAAATAGACTGAACTCTTTTGCAGTCGGTAAAAAACCAACCAATTTTTCCTTAGCATATGTATTACTTACCTCTGCCAAATTTGACATTTCGTACCCTGTTATGTACACGGTATAATCCTTTTGGTTCATAGGAACCCCGGTCATTTCAAAATTGAGCATGGTATAAAGGTTCAAGTCCTCTTCTTTTAGTTTTTTTGCCAAGTGCTTTGACCCCAACAATCCTTTTTCCTCTGCACTGAACAAGGCAAATATCAAACTTCGTTTATTGGTTTTGTGTGTACCAAAATAGCGTGCCAACTCCAAAACGGATATGGTCCCAGAAGCATTGTCATTAGCTCCATTGGCGATGTTATCACCATTTTCGGGATCAATAATGCCTATATGATCGTAATGTGCACCGATAAGAATATACTCATCCTTCAATTCCGGGTCGGTTCCCTCGATTACCCCAACAATATTATAGGAAGGTTTCTTAAAGTTTGATAGCGTATCCCGATAGGATGTAAA
It includes:
- a CDS encoding MlaE family ABC transporter permease; this translates as MKYLEAIGKYFIMIWEVFKKPTKWRIMKTLILKEIDELIFGAMGIIIFISFFIGGVVTIQTALNLNNPLLPKSLIGFATRQSVILEFAPTFTSIIMAGKVGSYITSSIGTMRVTEQIDALEVMGINSLNYLVFPKIIATMMYPFAVAISMFVGILGGWVAAVFGGFAPSGDFIQGLQMDFDSYHVTYAFIKSIVFAFVIATVPSYHGFYMKGGALEVGKASTTSFVWTSVVIIISNYVLTQLLLG
- a CDS encoding ABC transporter ATP-binding protein; amino-acid sequence: MIQVENIHKSFGGNHVLKGISTEFETGKTNLIIGQSGSGKTVFIKCLLGLFEPDEGQICYNGQYYSELSTKERRNLRQEMGMVFQGSALFDSMTVEGNVMFPLDMFTNQSQSEKQDRVDFVLKRVNLIDAHKRYPAEISGGMQKRVAIARAIVMNPKYLFCDEPNSGLDPKTAILIDNLIQEITQEYNITTVINTHDMNSVMEIGEKIIFLKNGIKEWEGTNKEIFKTDNQSVTDFVYSSELFKKVRQMYIEERN
- a CDS encoding DUF389 domain-containing protein, translated to MNENQKNVTAPSGQDSGDEVRKDLKGLLGSVRKFLSELLEIRSNTDAVATKESINADIPFKGHTSWILVCSIFIASIGLNANSTAVVIGAMLISPLMGPILGMGMSLAINDIDTLRRSLKNFTVMVVLSVITAFLFFYLFPLRDESSELLARTKPDIRDVLIAFFGGLALVIARAKKGTIASVIFGVAIATALMPPLCTVGFGLAIGKPWYAAGAMYLFIINTIFIGLATFLVIKYLRFPMVRYANSQRRRMIARLASITGILVMIPAGFTFYQVFQESLFKKQAQEFLQDTVEMYQFNGSGRYVDNLTKLEYVDDGESLVEVVFMGDELIPDNVINTWRTQKNQFSRLKNAELHIIQGGRDDSEEKFNYVSELYEKNKAELLNKDEQIRLLEEELATLTKNVGKQIPFREISAEAKANYENIDALGFSYLIKTDFNKLDTVPVFEVKWKDGLRTDQKQTDAKKMLSWLKLRLQDSTLVIKQVN
- a CDS encoding mannose-1-phosphate guanylyltransferase; its protein translation is MNKNYYAVLMAGGVGSRFWPVSTTSNPKQFHDMLGTGKTLIQKTFDRLNRFIPTENILILTNERYNDLVLEQLPKVKQEQVVLEPAMRNTAPCILYASLKIQKMNPNALMIVAPSDHWIEDEEAFEKDVIACFDKCEKETALCTLGIQPTFPNTGFGYIEFKKGSDEQLKNVSQFREKPDYETAKEFLAQGNFLWNAGIFMWSVETIVDAFKKYQPSQYKLFGEGISCYNTKEERTFIKENYAKAENISIDYAILEQSKAIYTLPATFDWNDLGTWGALYEKLEKDDADNAVVNAQVVLNNAKGNMIRSPKGKVVVVDGLEDYIIVDKEEVLLIYPKDKQQDIKKVLSQVKDKFGDQFA
- a CDS encoding SprT-like domain-containing protein, with translation MNHTLQKYLPELAVAPCFELIKKHSVHLKIVDHRVTRHGDYRRLPNGMHQITVNASLNKYRFLITLVHEIAHLVAFETYGRRIKPHGEEWKRTFQLLMVPFIRPEVFPSQLLPIIANHFKNPKASSSTDARLSIALKAFDDEERKNSYVYELSEGSIFRLYNGKLFKKGNKKVKRYECVELSTGRLYLFQPNAEVELVKDASG
- a CDS encoding SDR family NAD(P)-dependent oxidoreductase, producing the protein MANIIITGTSRGIGFELVKLFAKEGHQVLALSRNVQPVQRLDLSNVHCFSFDLGNPNDFKKVEAFLEQWNVVDVLINNAGSLLNKPFAETTIEEFERVYKVNVFGVAEMIRTVRHKMGKEGHVVTVSSMGGVQGSMKFPGLSAYSSSKGAVITLTELLAEEYKETGPSFNVLALGAVQTEMLEEAFPGYQAPVTALEMATYIKDFALTGHKLYNGKLLQVSNSTP
- a CDS encoding M28 family metallopeptidase; translation: MKIVICALATLFAMNCGSTQVVETSKNESPARPVSEEAFTNAERVGEMMNYLASNDMKGRDSGSEGIEMAAVYIENYFTSYRLAPYFTSYRDTLSNFKKPSYNIVGVIEGTDPELKDEYILIGAHYDHIGIIDPENGDNIANGANDNASGTISVLELARYFGTHKTNKRSLIFALFSAEEKGLLGSKHLAKKLKEEDLNLYTMLNFEMTGVPMNQKDYTVYITGYEMSNLAEVSNTYAKEKLVGFLPTAKEFSLFQRSDNYPFYQEFGVPSHTFCSFDFTNYAFYHKVGDEASLMDFEHMATLVNKTIPVIEGIANSSFQEIKLAE